The genomic interval AAGCCCGTTTCTATATTGCTGATACTCAGTTCGGCAATAGGCGCAAAAGCAAACAGCTGGTCCTGTTTTATTTCCGGAACGAACCGGCGGATGTCCACAGGGCAGATCACCTTACCATGCGAGGCATCTCCCATCACCTGGCGGTGGGCTTTCATAAAGGCAAGCGAGAATACGGCATGCAGGGAGGTGTTCTCTATCTTGCAGGCAGTGATCAATGCTGCCGTAGCTGCTTTGTCCAGCTTCCAGTGCACCATATAATGTTTCCCTTGTACGGGTGAAGGCCCGCTTGTCTTTAAGGCTAATACAATACCTGCTACCTTCGACAGCAGCCATAGTTTCACCTGTAATTTCCAGCTGGATGATAAAGCTGCCGGTATAAAGCTGTGAATAGATTCGAAAGAAGCATAGGGGATCAATACGGTCTCCGGTTTGTCCAGTACCTGCAGCAGCTCACGCATCAGTGCCAGGATGGAGGTACCATCGCAGATGCAGTGAGGAAGTACCAACAGTAGTTCAGACACCTCGTTTGAACGCAGCCATATCACTCTTGCCAGCGGCCCTTTACGCACATCGAATGTCCGCCCCCATTCGGCGGCAGACACGGCCTCCCAGTGATCGTCGTTGCGCCGTTCCACGATCTGCACCGGAACAGGAGGGATCTTGGTGTCTGACACAAAATAAGGCCTGCCGTTCTCGTCCTCCCTGATCACCACGCCCAGCAGGGGATGTTTCTGCTGCACCTTCCCCAATGCATATATCAGGCCTTCCAGGGTGATAGCGCCGCGTATCTTTGCCGTGAAGATACAGTTTACAGTTGCTGCGGCATCTACATACATGATCCGTTCGCCCAGTATTAATTTTCTATTCATAAGATGGTTAAATAATTGATGATAATGCCAGCGCCGGCGCAGCTACAGGCAGGTCTTCCAACAGCAATGTCATGGCCAGCTCTTTGATGGCCAGTGCATCCTGGTGAGCCAGGACAGCAAGATTGGACACGAATGAAAAATCGATCTGTCCCTTATAGGTGGAGGTGATGATCGTGGTCGGATTGGCAAAAGGGCCTACAACCGTAGGACTGAAAATAGTGTCTACTTCGAAGGATTGATATTTATCCTGCACATCCAGTTTTCCCATATTCGAAAACATCAGGTCATAAACAGGCTTCCCATAGGTCAGGAACTTCTGCATATGTTTAATGCCTCCATGTGCATGTTCAAAAGGCAACATAAAATCGTAGGGGTCCATCTTCGATATCTTCTGCGATGCAATGGCCTGTAAAAGCTGCACCCTTTCCCAGAAAGGAATGCCAGGGGCATTATTCACCGATAGCTCCAGTGAAAGACCAAAAGAAAAGATCACGTCTTTCTTTATCTCCGGAATGAATTTCCGGATATCCACCGGGCAGGTGATCTTGTTCATCGCCTTTTCTCCTCTCACCTCTTTAAAGGCCCGGAGAAAGGCTACGCAGAGGGCGGTATTGACAGTAACAGCATGCTTTGTACAATGCTGGAACAAGGCGGTGGACGTTTGCTGGTCCAGTTTCCAGTGTATGAGATAATCATCCGCTCTCCGGACGGTAGGCCTGTTGCGGGTAGAGATGAATGTGGATAACAAGGTCAGTACTCCCTGTATGAACGCTCCTTTCAGCTGGGCTTTCAGTACCTGGCGGGTGCCCGTCAGGATATGCTTCGGCACTATATCTTCCAGGGTAGTGAATGTCGGGTGGATGCCAATATCATAATCAGGATCATCCAGCACGGTCAGTATTTCCCTGACCAGCATCAATCCTCCGCCGCCATCGCACATACAATGATGGAAGGCCAGCAGCAGTTCCGATTGCTGATCGCCTTTCAGCCATACCATCCTGATCAGCGGACCATTGGGAATGTCAAACACCGACGCCCAGGCGGCCTTTGTTTCCTCCTGCCAGTCATCAGCTGTTATACGATCTTTAATGGTCAGGGGGATGGTATGATACACTTCAGGAATAGTAAAGTAAGGCGTACCTGTCTTGTCCTGTACAATACCAGCTCTCAGCAGCGGATGTTTGGCCTGTATCTTCGACAATGCGTTGTACAGGTGCTCAGCTGCCAGCGTGCCGTTCAGCCTGACCACAAAAACGCCGTTAAATGGCGTGGCGCCATCTCCCAGCATGATCCTTTCAGGGAGTAATAGTTTGCGTTTCATCAGAGAGAATAATTTGTTAAACAGATAAAGTGCGTTTTCTTTCCTGTGCAAATGTTTCCAGTAGTTCAACTGCTTTATCATTACCTCCGGCCTGTATGAACGTGTCTCGTATATGTTGCGCTGCCTGCCTGTATTTCCCATTGTTCAGCACTTCCCACATGGCTGCCTTCAGGTCGGGCACCCGCAGGCGTTTATATCTTAACTTAATGCCACAGCCTGCATTTTCTATCAGGGATGCTGTATGGAAATGATCATAGGCGATGGGGGTGATCAGCATGGGCAACCCGTTCACAAATGCATCATTCACCGTGTTGAAACCCCCGTGACAGATCACGGCGTCCATTTCCGGCATCAGCTGCGACTGTGGTACAAAGCCCTGCACAATGAAATTGTCGGGCCATTGGGCAAAGATGGCGGGATCGGTGGCTGCTACAATCGTGAGCGGTTCATCTGCAAAGGCTGCTATCAGTTTCTGGAAGAAATCTTTACGAATGTCGACCAGCAGGGTGCCCAGCGATACAAATACTTTCGGCGACCGGGCACGGGACAACCGGTCCCAGTCAAAAGGCGTGTTATTCGGACGGCCCTTTACCGGGCCTACAAATTTCAAGTGTGGTAATGGATCCTTACTGCCTGCAAATTCTTTTGAAGTGAACACCAGGTTCATTTCCCTGGAATGGATCACATAATCGTCCGTATAGATGCCCAGTTCATACTGCAGGTTCCTGATGAGGTTTTGCTGCCATTCAAAGATCCTGGGCGACTGCATCGCGTCGCCGGTAACGTCGGGAGGAACCGGTGTTGTTGTTACACAGGGTATATCTTTCAGATGGGCGCAGAGCGCGCCTGCAAAGGTGATACAATCGCTGATGATGACGTCCGGCCTGAATTCATCCACTATCCGGGATACCCCTGGCAGCATGAAACGCGCAAAGGGTATATAGGTGCCTTCCAGTGCCAGTTTTAATGTTTCCACTCCCGAGAGGTTCGGCCCCTCATCCTGCATCTTCAGAATGGCTTGTATGGCCACCTGATGTTCCGACAGTTCCGCGTGGGGAACAATGAATTGCCCGCCGGCAGGAATATGTTCTGCTGCCAGCTCTTTCAAACCGACCCATATTACTTCATGGCCTTTTGCCAGTAAACTGCCTCCTACGCTCAGGGTAGGGCTGATGTGGCCAAAGAATGGCGGCACAACGAACATAAATTTAGACATGCGTTGACGTTAATTAGTGATAGAAACGGTTACGGTCAAATGCCAGGCCGCCCGCTGAAGGCGGTGTTGCCAGCTTTTCCAGGAGATCAATGGCGGTGGCTGCACCTCCCGCCTGCTCAAACGATTGCCGGATGCGTTGCGCCGCGGCCTTGTAGGCAGGGTTAGACAACACATCCCATACAGCCTCCTTCAGGTGAGTGGCCTTAAACCTTTTGTAGTTCAGCCTGACCCCGCTCTCTGCATGTATCACTCTTCCCGCTACGTGCGATTGATCATAGGCAATAGGGATAACCACCAATGGCAGGCCGTGAGATAAGGTTTCACATACTGTATTGTGGCCGCCATGGCACACGACTGCATCCAGATAAGGTAGGAGCTCCAGCTGGGGTACTTTTTCCTGCACCAGGAAATTGTCCGGCCACGCTTCGAAAAGCGCCGTATCCGATACAACAATGACCGATACCGGTTCATTGCTCAGTGCTTCAATCACTTTTCCGAAAAATTCCTTTTTGTAACTGTGGTCAAAGGTGGTCCCGATAGATACTAAGATCCTTGGGTGTGTGCCCATCCTGTGAAACCGCTCCCAGTCAAAACTGTTTGCAGCCTGCCGGTGCTGAATAACAGGTCCTACAAACTTGTAATGATCCGGTAAGGACATGTCGCCAAAAAAGTGCCTGGAAGTATACACCAGTGTGAGGGCCCCGGAAGTGGCTACAGATCTTTCTCCGGGAATACCCAGTTCCTGTTGCAGTCCGACGATCTGCCTGATCTCCCATTCATGTATACCTGGCAGGTCTTCCATCATTTTGATGGCTGCCGGCGCAGTAACGGAAGTGGCATAGGGTATGTGTAAACGGCAGGCGGCAATGGCGCCTGCAAACAGTTGATGATCGTTGATGATAACATCAGGTTTAAAGGCCTGCAGGATAGTGATGATCCCATCGAACATAAACCTGTTCAGAGGGATCAGCACTTCCTCGTACAGGAACTTGATACTTTCTATACCCGATACGTTCTTCTTCGTGATCTGATCAAGATATTGTTCACTGTTCTTTTTAGCAATATCATCCTGATCGTATTGCACAAGGAGCAATTCTCCTCCCTGCGGCAATCTGTCTGCCAGTGAGGCATCGAGGCTGATCCATGCTACACGGTGCCCGCGTCCGAGTAATGCGGCGCCCAGGCTCAGTGTAGGATTGATATGCCCCATCAGTGGTGGTACGATAAACGCAAAGCTTGCCATAATTTGTGGTTGATCTGTTTGAATTTCACCTGCCAGCCCATGAAGAAATCTTTCAGCTTATTGGCGGTTTCCAGCGGCTGCTGGATGGGCAGGTTGTGATCTCCTGCTATCAGTGCCAGCTTGGAACGCGGCACCGTATGATACAGCTTACGCCCGGATGTGAGACAGTTAGAGCTTTTGCCATATATCAGCAGCGTATCGTGGGAAATGTTGCCTATGGCATCGTCGGCAAAGAAGAAACGCTCATTGTGCATATCTTCCTTGATGCTCGTTTCATAGAACAGGTATTCATACATCCGGTGATTCTTGTCCAGCTGTCTTTTACCCATGCGCATACGGGTAGTGTCTGTGTAGTTATTGATATAATCTACCAGGAACTCTTTACTATAAATATCAATAATGCTCAGCGTCTCATTGTCGCTGGGGTCAGGCGCCTCTATGATGGCCAGCTTCTTCACCCTTGCCGGGTAACGCATGGCCATTTTCATCGCTACAAGGCCGCCATAACTATACCCTGCCAGGTGTACTGACTTCAGCTGCAGCGCATCCATCAGGTCGCGCAGATCGTCTGTCATGGCATGCAGGTCATAGCCATATTCACAGCGTTCGCTCATACCATGGCTCTTCATATCATACATCACTACATGGAAGGACTGTGCCAGTACCGGTGCAATATTGAAATAATAAACAGAGAGATTGCTGAACATACCATGAACCAGCACAATGGTTTCCCTTGCGCCCTTGTTCAATTCCTGGATATGAACGCTTTTGTTTTTTACTTTGATGACTGGCATGTTGCGATGTAGTTTATAATGTCATCGAGTTTGAGGTTGATAAGCTGATCGAGGTCCATACCCGACAGCCAGCCGGTGAAGTCAATGTTCTCACCGAAATGCGATTTTACTTTCTCTGAGAAGGAGACGATTTCAATACTATCCATCTCAAGATCTCTTGTGAAGGAACTTTCACGGGAGATGTCCAGGTCTTCCACAAATTCTTCTCCTATTACTTCTGTGATGAATGATTTCAGAATAGTAAAGATCTCTTCATTGTTTAACTTGTGTGTGGTAGCTATAGTGTCCATCCTATGATATAGTTATTGTGTTTAATAGTTTGAATAGTAACATCGCCTATCGTGAGTGTATGGCCGTTTATCGAATCAATCTTGTATTTTTTGGGATTGCCCTGCAGACCTTTGCCCAGGTATTTGCCATAGGCTTCTTTGGCCACCCAGCAGCGGATGATCCATTCGGTTTTGTCTGCATCTGTAATGAGCGCCAGTTCTTCCGGATGGAAGACCAGCTCAGTAAAACCATCATTCTTTTCACTGATCACTTCGATGTCTATCCCTACCGGGGCGCCGTTGCGGGCGATGGCTACTGCTTCTTTGTCTTTATGTGCGAGAGATATATGAATGTCATTGGTCATTGTTCCTGCAGGAAATGGTTTTCCTGCATCATCGTTCCTGATCTCAAATTCTATGGGATAATATGCTTCCTGTTTTTCTTTTTTCAATAATGCCCTTATTGCATCTTTTACAGCTACCCGGCTAATGATGCGCTCCTTGCGCTTATTCGGCAACATCGCCCGCAGATCAGCTTTCTCTGCCTGGTTGAAGTAACGTTTCATGATAAAGTCCCAGGACACAACACGCTGATAGGTATTACGGAACAGGAATACACCGGGCGCGATCTCTTCCGACAGACTGTTGTGCAGCGGCGCCATAGACACTTTCCACAGCGGCTCGTCTATTTCCAGCCTGGCGTTCTGCCAGCCGGTGATGATGGCCCATACCTGGTTGTCCCGCTTCAGTATAAAATCTGCAGTAGCGGTATCGTCATTGATGTCTGTCAGTTCGCAGGTGCATTCAAATACGCCGCTTTGATCTTCCATATCGCCATAGAAAGCTACCTCCTGTATCTTCACCGGGAAGGCGATCCTGTCTTTCTCTAAGGTCAGTTGCAACCATAACCCGAATAGCTGGCCGGCATTATCGAGCAGGGAGCCTTTGCCGGAACTGCTTTCAATGATGCCTGTAATGCCTTTATCGCCCACCGCCACTATCTTCCGGATACCCTGGTAGGCAGGGCCATGGAACATGTGTTGTTCATATATTTCTGCGGATGACCTGGTAATACCTAAAGGCCTCCCGCTGTGTAAGGAGCGCAGTGGTGCAATAGCATACTGCGCTGATAAGGAGACCTGCGCATGGGCATATTTGTCAATGCTTATGGCAATAGTATAAGGGTCCTGCCATTGTCCCTGCACGGTAGCCTTGAAGGGTGTGGCTACATTCATCCACTGGAACACCTGTATCTGGGAGATGCTTTTAACTTTGGTACCTGGCGCATTGGCAGCTGCAATGTCTGCAAACAGTTCAAAGATCATGGTCATCGGGATAACCGGATCCATATCATCT from Chitinophaga filiformis carries:
- a CDS encoding acyl carrier protein, with product MDTIATTHKLNNEEIFTILKSFITEVIGEEFVEDLDISRESSFTRDLEMDSIEIVSFSEKVKSHFGENIDFTGWLSGMDLDQLINLKLDDIINYIATCQSSK
- a CDS encoding glycosyltransferase; translated protein: MASFAFIVPPLMGHINPTLSLGAALLGRGHRVAWISLDASLADRLPQGGELLLVQYDQDDIAKKNSEQYLDQITKKNVSGIESIKFLYEEVLIPLNRFMFDGIITILQAFKPDVIINDHQLFAGAIAACRLHIPYATSVTAPAAIKMMEDLPGIHEWEIRQIVGLQQELGIPGERSVATSGALTLVYTSRHFFGDMSLPDHYKFVGPVIQHRQAANSFDWERFHRMGTHPRILVSIGTTFDHSYKKEFFGKVIEALSNEPVSVIVVSDTALFEAWPDNFLVQEKVPQLELLPYLDAVVCHGGHNTVCETLSHGLPLVVIPIAYDQSHVAGRVIHAESGVRLNYKRFKATHLKEAVWDVLSNPAYKAAAQRIRQSFEQAGGAATAIDLLEKLATPPSAGGLAFDRNRFYH
- a CDS encoding alpha/beta fold hydrolase, encoding MPVIKVKNKSVHIQELNKGARETIVLVHGMFSNLSVYYFNIAPVLAQSFHVVMYDMKSHGMSERCEYGYDLHAMTDDLRDLMDALQLKSVHLAGYSYGGLVAMKMAMRYPARVKKLAIIEAPDPSDNETLSIIDIYSKEFLVDYINNYTDTTRMRMGKRQLDKNHRMYEYLFYETSIKEDMHNERFFFADDAIGNISHDTLLIYGKSSNCLTSGRKLYHTVPRSKLALIAGDHNLPIQQPLETANKLKDFFMGWQVKFKQINHKLWQALRLSYHH
- a CDS encoding condensation domain-containing protein, which gives rise to MKRKLLLPERIMLGDGATPFNGVFVVRLNGTLAAEHLYNALSKIQAKHPLLRAGIVQDKTGTPYFTIPEVYHTIPLTIKDRITADDWQEETKAAWASVFDIPNGPLIRMVWLKGDQQSELLLAFHHCMCDGGGGLMLVREILTVLDDPDYDIGIHPTFTTLEDIVPKHILTGTRQVLKAQLKGAFIQGVLTLLSTFISTRNRPTVRRADDYLIHWKLDQQTSTALFQHCTKHAVTVNTALCVAFLRAFKEVRGEKAMNKITCPVDIRKFIPEIKKDVIFSFGLSLELSVNNAPGIPFWERVQLLQAIASQKISKMDPYDFMLPFEHAHGGIKHMQKFLTYGKPVYDLMFSNMGKLDVQDKYQSFEVDTIFSPTVVGPFANPTTIITSTYKGQIDFSFVSNLAVLAHQDALAIKELAMTLLLEDLPVAAPALALSSII
- a CDS encoding condensation domain-containing protein translates to MNRKLILGERIMYVDAAATVNCIFTAKIRGAITLEGLIYALGKVQQKHPLLGVVIREDENGRPYFVSDTKIPPVPVQIVERRNDDHWEAVSAAEWGRTFDVRKGPLARVIWLRSNEVSELLLVLPHCICDGTSILALMRELLQVLDKPETVLIPYASFESIHSFIPAALSSSWKLQVKLWLLSKVAGIVLALKTSGPSPVQGKHYMVHWKLDKAATAALITACKIENTSLHAVFSLAFMKAHRQVMGDASHGKVICPVDIRRFVPEIKQDQLFAFAPIAELSISNIETGFWTKARQLKTDLTSAIEKMDVRKLLLTSEYFHTVARRMVNFLKRTEGTHDVTLSNMGRLDIPEQYETFELETLYSPSAAFPWRNANTLVISTFRGQVDFSFISCETFLEETKARAIVQKMQELLPINPVHEPAH
- a CDS encoding glycosyltransferase; the encoded protein is MSKFMFVVPPFFGHISPTLSVGGSLLAKGHEVIWVGLKELAAEHIPAGGQFIVPHAELSEHQVAIQAILKMQDEGPNLSGVETLKLALEGTYIPFARFMLPGVSRIVDEFRPDVIISDCITFAGALCAHLKDIPCVTTTPVPPDVTGDAMQSPRIFEWQQNLIRNLQYELGIYTDDYVIHSREMNLVFTSKEFAGSKDPLPHLKFVGPVKGRPNNTPFDWDRLSRARSPKVFVSLGTLLVDIRKDFFQKLIAAFADEPLTIVAATDPAIFAQWPDNFIVQGFVPQSQLMPEMDAVICHGGFNTVNDAFVNGLPMLITPIAYDHFHTASLIENAGCGIKLRYKRLRVPDLKAAMWEVLNNGKYRQAAQHIRDTFIQAGGNDKAVELLETFAQERKRTLSV